A window of the Labrus mixtus chromosome 8, fLabMix1.1, whole genome shotgun sequence genome harbors these coding sequences:
- the fzr1b gene encoding fizzy-related protein homolog, whose product MDQEYERRLLRQINHQNLPTEARLSKCVSATCSPVSVKSGDRFIPTRAGSNWSINFHYANENCRSPNQNHKAKDASSDSSKDAVAYAALLRNELLGAGIESVPDPHTDDRRHAVLSQDSQSLFRYTVHTKRVPFNSDNEVSPYSLSPLSNKSHKLLRSPRKPARKISKIPFKVLDAPELQDDFYLNLVDWSAGNLLSVGLGACVYLWSACTSQVTRLCDLSVDGDSVTSVCWNERGSLVAVGTHKGYVQIWDAAGGRKLTSLEGHSARVGALAWNGEQLSSGSRDRVILQRDVRTPPSAERRLQGHRQEVCGLKWSPDHQHLASGGNDNKLLVWNSSSLLPVQQYSDHLAAVKAIAWSPHQHGLLASGGGTADRCLRFWNTLTGQALQSTDTGSQVCNLAWSKHANELVSTHGYSQNQILVWKYPSLTQVAKLTGHSYRVLYLAVSPDGEAIVTGAGDETLRFWNVFSKTRCTKESKSVLNLFTRIR is encoded by the exons ATGGACCAGGAGTACGAGAGACGGCTGCTGAGGCAAATCAACCACCAGAACCTGCCGACAGAGGCCCGTCTGTCAAAG tgtgtgagtgcaaCCTGCAGTCCTGTCAGTGTGAAGTCAGGGGACCGCTTCATTCCCACCCGCGCTGGAAGCAACTGGAGCATCAACTTCCACTACGCCAAT GAGAACTGTCGCTCCCCAAACCAGAACCATAAAGCTAAAGATGCCAGCTCGGACTCAAGCAAAG ATGCTGTAGCCTATGCAGCTTTGTTGAGGAATGAGTTACTTGGTGCTGGGATAGAGAGCGTGCCTGACCCTCACACGGACGACCGACGCCATGCAGTCCTCTCTCAAGACTCTCAAAGCCTTTTTAGG taCACTGTCCACACTAAGAGAGTGCCTTTCAATAGCGATAATGAAGTCTCACCGTACTCCCTTTCCCCTCTTAGTAACAAAAG TCACAAGCTGCTCCGCTCCCCTCGTAAACCTGCCCGCAAGATCTCAAAGATCCCTTTCAAAGTGCTGGATGCTCCAGAGCTGCAGGATGATTTCTACCTCAACCTGGTAGACTGGTCAGCAGGAAACCTGCTCAGTGTCGGACTGGGAGCCTGTGTCTACCTGTGGAGTGCCTGCACCAGCCAG GTGACAAGGTTGTGTGACCTGTCAGTGGATGGAGACTCTGTTACATCAGTTTGTTGGAATGAGAGG GGGAGTCTGGTTGCTGTTGGTACGCACAAAGGTTACGTTCAGATCTGGGACGCAGCAGGAGGGAGGAAGCTGACCAGTCTGGAGGGTCACTCTGCACGTGTAG GTGCTCTGGCGTGGAATGGAGAGCAGCTGTCGTCGGGGAGTCGGGATAGAGTGATCCTGCAGAGGGACGTCAGAACCCCCCCttctgcagagaggaggctgcaaggtcacagacaggaagtgtgcGGCCTCAAATGGTCTCCTGACCACCAGCACCTAGCGTCTGGAGGGAACGACAACAAA TTACTGGTGTGGAACAGCTCAAGCCTCCTCCCCGTGCAGCAGTACAGTGACCACCTGGCGGCGGTGAAGGCAATCGCATGGTCCCCCCACCAACACGGGTTGCTGGCATCGGGGGGCGGCACTGCAGACCGCTGCCTTCGTTTCTGGAACACGCTGACGGGTCAGGCCCTGCAGAGCACAGACACCGGCTCCCAGGTCTGCAACCTGGCCTGGTCCAAACATGCCAACGAACTG GTGAGCACTCACGGCTACTCTCAGAATCAGATCCTTGTGTGGAAGTATCCGTCTCTCACGCAGGTGGCCAAGCTGACAGGACATTCTTACAGAGTGCTCTATCTG GCGGTGTCACCGGATGGGGAGGCCATCGTTACAGGAGCTGGTGATGAGACACTACGTTTCTGGAATGTCTTCAGTAAGACACGCTGCACCAAG GAATCAAAGTCGGTGCTGAACCTCTTCACCAGAATACGATAG